From a single Pasteurella atlantica genomic region:
- a CDS encoding NCS2 family permease, with product MNFIKSYFGIDGKNTTIRKEVIAGLTTFLTMAYIIFVNPNILSTTGMDKGAVFVATCLAAATGCFIMGFVAKLPVALAPGMGLNAFFTYSVVLGMGYTWQTALGAVFLSGCVFLLLGIFKVRKWIINAIPRGLKQGIVAGIGAFLAFIAMQNSGIIVDNPAVLVGLGPFTFSSSMALLGFLLITALSHFRVTGAVTIGVISIAIISLLAGYTNYSGVIAMPPSIMPTLLQLDIAGAFNVGMISVVFAFLFVDLFDTSGTLIAVAKQSELMNEEGEIKNLDKALLADATATITGALYGTSSTTSYIESNAGVAAGGRTGLVAVVVGILFLLSLFFAPLAGMIPAYATAGAILYVSVLMLESLTDLDWKDIREFAPAVVCTITMPLTYSIADGITIGFISYTALQVLTGRYKEINAVVWVLTAILLLKITGLLDMLFATLNVM from the coding sequence ATGAATTTTATTAAATCCTATTTTGGTATTGATGGCAAAAATACCACCATTAGAAAAGAAGTTATCGCTGGCTTAACCACTTTTTTAACAATGGCATATATTATTTTTGTTAATCCGAATATTTTATCTACCACTGGAATGGATAAAGGGGCGGTTTTTGTTGCCACTTGTTTAGCTGCGGCAACAGGCTGTTTTATTATGGGATTTGTGGCTAAATTGCCCGTTGCATTAGCACCAGGTATGGGCTTAAATGCGTTCTTTACTTATAGCGTCGTACTGGGAATGGGATACACTTGGCAAACGGCATTAGGTGCTGTGTTCCTTTCAGGCTGTGTATTCTTATTATTGGGGATATTTAAGGTTCGTAAATGGATTATCAATGCTATTCCAAGAGGTTTAAAACAAGGAATTGTGGCTGGGATAGGTGCATTCCTTGCTTTCATTGCAATGCAAAACTCTGGTATTATTGTAGATAATCCTGCCGTACTTGTTGGACTTGGACCATTTACTTTTTCATCATCAATGGCATTACTTGGTTTTCTGCTCATTACGGCGTTAAGCCATTTTCGTGTTACTGGTGCCGTCACTATTGGTGTTATTTCTATTGCAATTATTAGTTTATTGGCAGGTTACACTAATTATTCTGGCGTTATCGCTATGCCACCGTCTATTATGCCAACACTATTACAACTTGATATTGCAGGTGCATTTAATGTAGGAATGATCAGCGTTGTTTTTGCTTTCTTATTTGTTGATTTATTTGATACCAGTGGAACGCTCATCGCCGTTGCCAAACAATCTGAATTGATGAATGAAGAAGGAGAAATCAAAAATTTAGATAAGGCATTATTAGCAGATGCAACCGCAACCATAACTGGAGCATTATATGGTACTTCATCAACGACCAGTTACATTGAAAGTAATGCAGGGGTTGCTGCGGGTGGTCGCACAGGGTTAGTGGCTGTTGTTGTTGGCATACTCTTTCTATTAAGTCTATTTTTTGCACCTCTAGCTGGAATGATTCCTGCTTATGCAACGGCTGGTGCAATTTTATATGTTTCGGTGTTAATGTTGGAATCATTAACTGATCTGGATTGGAAAGATATTAGAGAATTTGCTCCTGCCGTTGTTTGTACAATTACAATGCCGCTTACTTATTCTATTGCAGATGGTATTACTATTGGCTTTATATCTTATACGGCACTACAAGTTTTGACAGGTAGATATAAAGAAATTAATGCTGTCGTGTGGGTATTAACCGCTATTTTATTACTTAAAATTACAGGTCTATTAGATATGCTTTTTGCTACATTAAATGTGATGTAA
- the ribF gene encoding bifunctional riboflavin kinase/FAD synthetase yields the protein MRLIRGLYNLNKNTELSKGCVLTIGNFDGVHIGHQHILQRLKQQAKQLNVPSVVMLFEPHPREFFAQKFAKSDQNITASAPARLMRLRDKLHYLKQQQIDFVLCLRFNENFASLQPQDFISQLLVEKLKVKYLSIGDDFRFGQARQGNFETLQQAGKTFNFIVEDSQSHCFEEQRVSSTLIREALHKDNLHLAEQLLGKPYSIRGRVVHGKKLGRTINFPTANIMLDRFVVPIHGVYAVKVNLNGQKLQGIANVGNRPTINGTTALLEVHIFDFNQFIYGKSMEVIFLKKIRSEVKFSSFGNLKKQIQKDVKQVRKIFDSLNLKL from the coding sequence ATGCGACTGATTCGAGGACTTTATAATCTTAATAAAAATACAGAATTATCAAAGGGTTGTGTATTAACTATTGGTAATTTCGATGGTGTGCATATCGGACATCAACATATTTTACAACGCTTAAAGCAACAAGCCAAACAGTTAAATGTACCTTCCGTTGTGATGTTATTTGAACCCCACCCACGAGAATTTTTTGCACAAAAATTTGCAAAATCTGATCAAAACATTACCGCTTCTGCCCCTGCTCGTTTAATGCGTTTGCGTGATAAATTGCATTATTTAAAACAGCAACAGATCGATTTTGTCCTTTGTTTGCGTTTTAATGAAAATTTTGCCTCATTACAGCCCCAAGATTTTATTTCTCAACTTTTGGTAGAAAAATTAAAGGTAAAATATTTAAGTATTGGCGATGATTTCCGTTTTGGTCAAGCAAGGCAGGGCAATTTTGAAACCTTACAACAGGCGGGTAAGACGTTTAATTTTATTGTTGAAGATAGCCAGAGCCACTGTTTTGAAGAGCAACGAGTGAGTAGTACTCTTATTCGTGAGGCGTTACATAAGGATAATTTGCACCTTGCAGAGCAGTTACTCGGCAAGCCTTATTCCATTCGTGGACGAGTGGTTCACGGCAAAAAACTGGGACGAACCATCAATTTTCCCACCGCAAATATAATGCTCGATCGCTTTGTGGTGCCGATTCACGGGGTGTATGCCGTTAAAGTAAATTTGAATGGACAAAAATTACAAGGCATTGCAAATGTTGGTAATCGACCAACTATCAATGGAACAACGGCATTATTAGAAGTACATATTTTTGATTTTAATCAATTCATTTATGGTAAAAGTATGGAGGTTATTTTTCTCAAAAAAATTCGTTCAGAAGTAAAATTTTCTAGTTTCGGAAATCTTAAAAAACAAATTCAGAAAGATGTAAAGCAAGTAAGAAAGATATTTGATTCATTAAATTTAAAATTATAG
- a CDS encoding GIY-YIG nuclease family protein: MGKTIITHFLEGTPKGIQSVQISNKTIMGFVIPRVALKKAQEIDELIGSPSLYILIGEGKNAEPQAYIGQTDDFLARIIDHNQKKDFWNKALVFISQTVLNKAEVLYLEYLALQYAKENGTYILNENKQNPKEPKLQRHVKDTLNDFFIDVRFITEFLNYPLFKTAEQHNQKIANIDYFYTARNSRSKGFYDENGFTVVKGSIISQKETPSFKNKNALEKRHQLIEQIVDKTGYEWVLKVDYTFTSPSSAATFCIGSNSNGWIEWKNSDGKTLDEIYRK, translated from the coding sequence ATGGGCAAAACAATAATCACACACTTTTTAGAAGGTACGCCAAAAGGCATTCAAAGTGTACAAATCAGCAATAAAACCATTATGGGCTTTGTAATTCCAAGAGTGGCTCTAAAAAAAGCCCAAGAGATAGATGAATTGATTGGTTCGCCGAGTTTGTATATTTTAATTGGCGAAGGGAAAAATGCTGAGCCACAAGCCTATATTGGACAAACCGATGATTTTCTTGCTCGTATTATTGACCATAATCAGAAAAAAGATTTTTGGAATAAAGCCCTTGTTTTTATTAGTCAAACAGTCCTGAATAAAGCAGAAGTTTTGTATTTGGAATATTTAGCGTTGCAATATGCCAAAGAGAATGGCACTTATATCCTTAATGAAAATAAACAAAATCCAAAAGAGCCTAAACTGCAACGCCACGTTAAAGATACGTTAAATGATTTTTTTATTGATGTCAGATTTATCACTGAATTTTTAAATTATCCACTTTTTAAAACGGCGGAACAACATAATCAAAAAATTGCAAATATTGATTATTTTTATACCGCTAGAAATAGCCGTTCAAAAGGCTTTTATGATGAAAATGGGTTTACTGTTGTGAAAGGGAGTATAATTTCTCAGAAGGAAACACCATCATTTAAAAATAAAAACGCATTAGAAAAACGTCATCAATTAATAGAGCAAATTGTAGATAAAACTGGGTATGAATGGGTATTAAAAGTCGATTATACTTTTACGAGCCCAAGTTCCGCAGCGACATTCTGTATTGGAAGTAATAGCAATGGCTGGATTGAGTGGAAAAATAGTGACGGTAAAACCTTAGATGAGATTTATAGAAAATAA
- the ruvX gene encoding Holliday junction resolvase RuvX, protein MGQTATQTIIAFDFGTKSIGCAVGQSITGTAQGLPAFKAQDGIPNWQQIEQVLKEWKPDLLVVGLPLNMDGTEQPLTQRAKKFANRLNGRFNLPVELQDERLTTVAAKEEIFARGGYKALTKGKVDSISACLILESWFENN, encoded by the coding sequence ATGGGACAAACAGCAACGCAAACAATCATCGCCTTTGATTTTGGTACAAAAAGTATTGGTTGTGCGGTAGGGCAGAGTATTACTGGCACGGCACAAGGTTTACCTGCATTCAAAGCCCAAGACGGCATACCAAATTGGCAACAAATCGAACAAGTACTGAAAGAATGGAAACCTGATTTATTAGTGGTCGGATTGCCTTTGAATATGGACGGCACAGAGCAACCTTTAACGCAACGAGCCAAAAAATTTGCGAACCGTTTAAATGGACGCTTTAATTTACCTGTTGAATTGCAAGATGAACGTTTAACCACCGTTGCCGCAAAAGAAGAAATCTTTGCACGAGGTGGTTATAAAGCCTTAACCAAAGGCAAAGTGGATTCTATTTCAGCGTGTTTGATTTTAGAAAGTTGGTTTGAAAATAATTAG
- a CDS encoding ATP-grasp domain-containing protein yields the protein MSKPHIGFLGPQPYMKQAIDEMNKHLVVHELNPTTWKDEEMDAIAQKCRDKNITAVAGFAQKDAFHHILINERLGNTVPSRLAFLYCMNKYLMRTLEANPFWFDYVDPLTETDEEIIAKIAEWPFMLKNTSLSLGRGIFKIKNEDDLRAVLKSYREDTKLQELIAYQNEEYMKGIPESELPPVIPPFIAEHMVDMNVAIEYCYEGYITAEGEIVHYALTEEVYFSNHQALGYVTPPISIDADMANKIEAWVDDYMGRFADLGYKGQFFNLEFWIMPDGTIALTEINPRAAHSYHYNYLYSFGDSLYEDNLKLAATGKKVSDETPWTKWRQGGDFLYTLIVLITSNEMGNVSDILDYDYVAQLEQEGVLIRHTRQKDDVLTAEDMTAAGVMLQQMWITGKTKQDVIAREHEIRAKIFKNKEKVAGCDYPEYWSL from the coding sequence ATGTCTAAACCGCATATTGGATTTTTAGGTCCACAGCCTTATATGAAACAGGCAATCGATGAAATGAATAAACACCTTGTGGTACACGAACTAAATCCAACCACTTGGAAAGATGAAGAAATGGATGCCATTGCTCAGAAATGTCGAGATAAAAATATTACTGCTGTTGCTGGTTTTGCACAGAAAGATGCGTTTCATCATATTTTAATCAACGAACGTTTAGGTAATACCGTTCCTTCTCGTCTTGCGTTTTTATATTGTATGAACAAATATTTAATGCGTACCCTTGAAGCAAATCCATTCTGGTTTGATTATGTTGATCCATTAACAGAAACTGATGAAGAAATTATCGCAAAAATCGCAGAATGGCCATTTATGTTGAAAAACACCTCCCTTTCATTAGGTCGTGGTATTTTCAAAATCAAAAATGAAGATGATTTACGTGCCGTTTTAAAAAGCTACCGTGAAGATACAAAATTACAAGAACTGATTGCTTATCAAAATGAAGAGTATATGAAAGGTATTCCTGAAAGTGAATTACCGCCAGTTATTCCACCATTTATCGCAGAGCATATGGTTGATATGAACGTGGCGATTGAATATTGCTACGAAGGTTATATTACCGCAGAAGGCGAAATTGTTCATTATGCGTTAACTGAAGAAGTGTATTTCTCAAATCATCAAGCATTAGGTTATGTTACCCCACCGATCAGCATTGACGCTGATATGGCAAACAAAATCGAAGCGTGGGTTGATGATTATATGGGACGCTTTGCTGATCTTGGTTATAAAGGTCAATTCTTTAATCTTGAATTCTGGATTATGCCAGATGGCACGATTGCATTAACCGAAATCAATCCTCGTGCAGCACACAGCTACCACTATAACTATCTATATTCATTTGGCGACTCACTTTATGAAGATAACTTAAAACTTGCTGCGACAGGTAAAAAAGTCTCTGATGAAACCCCTTGGACAAAATGGCGTCAAGGTGGTGACTTCCTTTATACCTTAATCGTGTTAATTACCTCAAACGAAATGGGTAACGTAAGTGATATTTTAGATTACGATTATGTTGCACAATTAGAGCAAGAAGGCGTGTTAATTCGTCATACTCGTCAAAAAGATGACGTGCTAACCGCAGAAGATATGACCGCAGCGGGTGTAATGTTGCAACAAATGTGGATTACAGGTAAAACCAAACAAGATGTGATTGCCCGTGAACACGAAATCCGTGCGAAGATCTTTAAAAATAAAGAGAAAGTGGCAGGGTGTGATTATCCAGAGTACTGGTCTTTATAA
- a CDS encoding YqgE/AlgH family protein, translating into MTTHFKNHFLIATPDMDDDYFSRTVIYLCEHNDEGAMGLVVSVPTDLSVMELLAKMDFMMANQRDYTKDQIVLSGGPVKTDRGFILHTKTQQDFMNSQEITPNIYLTTSGDILDVLGTPKSPEHFLVCLGCATWQAEQLEHEIAKNYWLVTPADEKILFETGYMDRWSEAKGLLGIDGILAKAGRA; encoded by the coding sequence ATGACGACACATTTCAAAAATCATTTCTTAATTGCTACGCCAGATATGGACGATGACTATTTTTCTCGCACTGTCATTTATCTTTGTGAGCATAACGATGAAGGGGCGATGGGGCTGGTTGTTAGCGTGCCAACGGATTTATCGGTAATGGAATTACTTGCCAAAATGGATTTTATGATGGCAAATCAACGTGATTATACCAAAGATCAAATTGTATTAAGTGGCGGACCAGTTAAAACGGATCGTGGCTTTATTTTGCATACCAAAACGCAACAAGATTTTATGAATAGCCAAGAAATCACGCCGAATATTTACCTGACGACGTCTGGCGATATTTTAGATGTACTCGGTACACCGAAATCGCCTGAGCATTTTTTAGTCTGTTTAGGTTGTGCAACGTGGCAAGCGGAACAATTAGAACACGAAATTGCAAAAAATTATTGGCTAGTTACCCCAGCTGATGAAAAAATCTTGTTTGAAACAGGTTATATGGATCGTTGGAGCGAGGCGAAAGGCTTACTCGGAATTGATGGTATTTTAGCAAAAGCGGGGCGAGCATAA
- the rsmE gene encoding 16S rRNA (uracil(1498)-N(3))-methyltransferase — MRKPRIYHPEPLAGKKECSLSEDAANHVGRVLRMNVGQELILFDGSNHTFDAVITESTKKRVEVEILSQTFDDRESHLPIHLGQVISRGDRMEFTIQKSVELGVNVITPLWSERCGVKLDGDRQGKKLQQWQKIAIAACEQCGRNTIPEIRPIMKLTDWCQEQDEMLKLNLHPRAKQGIKQLTNVPKEGVRLLIGSEGGLSADEIAMTEQQGFSEVLLGKRVLRTETASLAAITALQLCFGDLSE; from the coding sequence ATGAGAAAACCAAGAATTTATCACCCTGAACCATTAGCAGGGAAAAAAGAATGTAGTTTGAGTGAGGACGCAGCGAATCACGTTGGGCGTGTGTTGCGTATGAATGTGGGGCAGGAACTGATTTTATTTGATGGCTCGAATCATACTTTTGACGCTGTGATTACGGAAAGCACTAAAAAACGTGTTGAGGTTGAGATTTTATCGCAAACTTTTGATGATCGTGAATCTCATTTGCCGATCCATTTGGGGCAAGTGATTTCTCGTGGCGATCGTATGGAGTTTACCATTCAAAAATCCGTTGAATTAGGTGTAAATGTGATTACGCCACTTTGGTCGGAGCGTTGTGGTGTCAAGCTTGATGGCGATCGTCAAGGCAAGAAATTACAGCAGTGGCAAAAAATTGCGATTGCAGCCTGTGAGCAGTGTGGACGCAATACAATCCCTGAAATTCGTCCGATAATGAAACTGACAGATTGGTGTCAAGAACAAGATGAAATGCTGAAATTAAACTTACACCCTCGTGCCAAGCAAGGCATTAAGCAATTAACCAACGTGCCAAAAGAGGGTGTGCGTCTGTTGATTGGTTCAGAAGGGGGCTTATCGGCGGACGAAATTGCGATGACCGAACAGCAAGGATTTAGCGAAGTGTTACTAGGTAAGCGAGTGCTAAGAACGGAAACTGCGTCATTAGCTGCAATTACCGCATTGCAACTTTGCTTTGGGGATCTCAGCGAATGA
- a CDS encoding ATP-binding protein codes for MQENTLLDKKSLKVVQGKTANWKELAKDCVAFANGKGGTILIGIEDDADDCPIGQRVDDEIIDNINKKIPQLTIGVAIVAEKVCNYVGDEFINLRIIRNAKTLACTTDGKYFIRIADNCKPIHPDQMSRVLADKDAFNWELVRHSRLSLEDVDIVKRNEFINQIRKSERVSEFVKQKSDEELLEYYFLVDEGKLTNLGVLWIGKRQDRARIHYAPSVQFIKYDEEGKKVNKYVWDDYSLNPKEIMLEIINLSEWKESIEISDGLFRKNIPNYHIDVIRELVVNALVHRIYTMNGDIFINMYHDKLEIHSPGLLPLGVTPQNIISKSEYRNTQLAKLFYDLKLMEKEGSGYDAVYEILLFNGKQEPLVEEVDDRVIVTVKKAVISKEVVKLMSKVHEQIHLTQREIIALGIIAQNNSISGINLKDKLSIRNDEVLATWLKKLLKNDVVLKKGRTKATEYYINPKLLKELDFKGQTDLKKIENHRLQHLIIEDLMIYQPCSIADINQRIGSEINQKKIKRLLDKMILEGEVIKEGQHRWTKYKLVISDKN; via the coding sequence ATGCAGGAAAATACGTTACTTGATAAAAAATCCTTGAAAGTTGTGCAGGGAAAAACAGCAAATTGGAAAGAACTAGCAAAAGATTGTGTGGCATTTGCTAATGGTAAAGGTGGAACAATTTTAATTGGTATTGAAGATGATGCAGATGATTGCCCTATAGGTCAAAGAGTGGATGATGAAATCATTGATAACATAAATAAAAAAATACCTCAACTTACCATTGGTGTTGCCATTGTTGCTGAAAAAGTATGTAATTATGTGGGCGATGAGTTTATTAATCTTAGAATTATTAGAAATGCAAAAACTCTTGCTTGTACCACTGATGGTAAATATTTTATAAGGATTGCTGATAATTGCAAACCCATTCACCCTGATCAAATGTCAAGAGTTTTAGCTGATAAAGATGCTTTTAATTGGGAGCTTGTCAGACATTCAAGATTATCATTAGAAGATGTTGATATTGTTAAACGAAACGAGTTTATAAATCAAATCAGAAAATCTGAAAGAGTAAGTGAGTTTGTTAAACAAAAATCTGATGAAGAATTACTGGAATATTACTTCTTAGTCGATGAAGGCAAATTAACAAATTTAGGTGTTTTGTGGATAGGGAAACGACAAGATAGAGCAAGAATTCACTATGCACCCTCTGTTCAATTTATTAAATATGATGAAGAAGGTAAAAAAGTTAATAAGTATGTATGGGACGATTATAGCTTAAATCCTAAAGAAATAATGTTAGAAATAATTAATCTGTCTGAATGGAAAGAATCAATAGAAATATCAGATGGTCTTTTTAGAAAAAATATTCCCAATTATCATATTGATGTTATTAGAGAATTGGTTGTCAATGCCCTTGTTCATAGAATATATACAATGAATGGTGATATTTTTATCAATATGTATCACGATAAATTAGAAATTCATTCACCAGGTCTTTTGCCTCTTGGTGTTACGCCGCAAAATATTATTAGTAAATCAGAATATAGAAATACACAGTTAGCAAAATTATTTTACGATTTAAAACTAATGGAAAAAGAAGGTAGTGGTTATGATGCTGTTTATGAAATACTTTTATTTAATGGTAAACAAGAACCTCTTGTTGAAGAAGTTGATGATCGTGTAATTGTTACAGTAAAAAAAGCAGTTATTAGTAAAGAAGTTGTAAAATTAATGAGTAAAGTACACGAACAAATACATCTTACCCAAAGAGAAATTATTGCATTGGGAATTATTGCACAGAACAATAGTATTTCAGGAATTAATTTGAAAGATAAATTAAGCATTCGGAATGATGAAGTATTGGCTACTTGGTTAAAGAAATTACTAAAAAATGATGTTGTTTTAAAGAAAGGTAGAACTAAAGCAACAGAATATTACATTAATCCAAAATTACTTAAAGAACTTGATTTTAAAGGACAGACAGATCTTAAAAAAATAGAAAATCATAGATTACAGCATTTGATTATAGAAGATTTAATGATTTATCAGCCTTGTTCAATAGCAGATATTAATCAAAGAATAGGTAGTGAGATAAATCAGAAAAAAATAAAGAGACTATTAGATAAGATGATATTAGAAGGAGAAGTTATAAAAGAAGGACAGCATAGGTGGACTAAATATAAACTAGTCATCTCGGACAAAAATTAA